A genomic window from Flavobacterium azooxidireducens includes:
- a CDS encoding gliding motility-associated protein GldE, which translates to MDADPASFLELINTSLLFGVLGIIVLLFFSAMVSGAEVALFSLSQKNIEEAIEQNETKGNLISNLLKRPKKLLATLLIVNNFINIGIVIIFSFVKNDLLGTIYPDWLQFTIEVGVVTFLILLFGEILPKVYANRNNIKFAKMVVRPIHILNVILSPINMPMRAVTIYFENKLGKQKSNISVNQLSQALELTSSDDTTDEEQKILEGIVSFGNTDTSQVMSPRIDVFALEIDESFKEILPKILDKGYSRIPVYRDNIDQVEGVLYVKDLLPHIDKTDFNWITLLREPFFVPENKKLDNLLKDFQGMKNHLAIVVDEYGGTSGVITLEDIIEEIVGDISDEFDDENINYSQIDDKNFLFEGKINLKDFYRIVDVDEDLFEDKKGEAETLAGFILEIIGTFPKKGQKIFFDKCLFTIESVDKKRVKQIKVTLDA; encoded by the coding sequence TTGGACGCAGACCCCGCGAGTTTTCTGGAATTAATAAACACAAGTTTACTCTTTGGAGTGCTTGGCATTATTGTCTTGTTGTTTTTTTCAGCCATGGTTTCGGGTGCCGAAGTGGCTCTCTTTTCGCTTTCTCAGAAAAATATTGAGGAAGCCATTGAGCAAAATGAAACGAAAGGAAACTTAATTTCCAATTTATTAAAACGACCTAAAAAATTGTTGGCTACCTTACTGATAGTCAACAATTTTATTAATATAGGTATCGTAATTATATTTTCATTTGTTAAAAATGATTTGTTGGGAACTATTTATCCCGATTGGTTGCAGTTTACTATTGAAGTTGGTGTTGTCACCTTCTTAATCTTACTTTTCGGCGAAATTTTACCGAAAGTATATGCCAACCGCAACAATATTAAATTTGCCAAAATGGTGGTACGGCCGATTCATATACTAAACGTGATTTTGTCGCCAATCAACATGCCCATGCGTGCCGTGACCATTTATTTTGAAAATAAATTAGGCAAACAAAAATCAAATATTTCCGTAAATCAATTGTCGCAGGCATTGGAATTAACGTCTTCGGATGATACAACCGACGAAGAGCAAAAAATTCTGGAAGGCATTGTTTCATTTGGAAATACAGATACGAGTCAGGTTATGAGTCCTCGAATTGATGTATTTGCTTTGGAAATTGATGAATCCTTTAAAGAAATTTTACCTAAAATTTTGGACAAAGGTTATTCCAGAATTCCGGTGTATCGAGACAATATAGATCAGGTGGAAGGCGTTCTGTATGTAAAAGATTTGTTGCCACACATTGACAAAACCGATTTTAATTGGATAACCTTGCTCAGAGAACCATTTTTTGTGCCCGAAAACAAAAAGTTAGACAACTTGCTGAAAGATTTTCAAGGTATGAAAAATCACTTGGCGATTGTGGTCGATGAATACGGAGGAACATCCGGAGTGATAACCTTAGAAGATATTATCGAAGAAATTGTGGGCGATATTAGTGATGAATTTGATGATGAAAATATCAATTACTCGCAAATTGACGACAAGAATTTTCTTTTTGAAGGCAAAATAAACCTCAAAGATTTTTACAGAATTGTGGACGTTGACGAAGATTTGTTTGAAGATAAAAAAGGCGAAGCCGAAACCTTAGCCGGATTTATTTTAGAAATCATCGGAACGTTTCCCAAAAAAGGACAAAAAATCTTTTTTGATAAATGTTTGTTCACCATTGAATCGGTTGACAAAAAACGAGTAAAACAAATTAAAGTTACCTTAGATGCATAA
- the gldD gene encoding gliding motility lipoprotein GldD: MHKSIVYFGLLFAFCLLIGCKEDVLPKPTAQLRLDYEMANYMQFDSPCDFNFDHNTDTKVNVKDNCDVTIQYPKMKATVYLTYRKVENNIDALLKDAQKLTYEHVIKADDIVETPFINTKDKVYGMFYQVGGNAATNTQFYLTDSIQHFVTGSVYFYAKPNFDSIMPAASYIKDDMQTLMETMRWKK; this comes from the coding sequence ATGCATAAATCGATTGTATATTTCGGATTACTATTTGCCTTTTGTTTATTGATAGGATGCAAAGAAGACGTTTTGCCTAAACCAACGGCTCAATTGCGATTGGATTATGAAATGGCCAATTACATGCAATTTGATAGTCCGTGTGACTTTAACTTTGATCATAACACAGACACTAAAGTAAATGTGAAAGACAATTGCGATGTCACAATTCAGTATCCTAAAATGAAAGCCACGGTTTATTTAACGTATCGAAAAGTAGAGAACAACATTGATGCTTTATTGAAAGACGCTCAAAAACTTACCTACGAACACGTAATCAAAGCCGATGATATTGTAGAAACGCCTTTTATCAACACGAAAGACAAAGTCTACGGCATGTTTTATCAAGTGGGCGGAAATGCCGCGACCAACACCCAATTTTACTTAACCGACAGTATCCAACATTTTGTGACTGGCTCAGTATATTTTTATGCAAAACCCAATTTTGACTCGATTATGCCAGCAGCGAGTTATATTAAGGATGATATGCAAACGTTGATGGAGACGATGCGGTGGAAGAAGTAA
- a CDS encoding M90 family metallopeptidase — MTTAFVFLLLIGFAIYAINSNQKKKVEKFPPKWHNLLLKHVAFYDDLSPKEKPRFQNRMMTFLSEVHLESVGFELNDLDKVYIASSAVIPVFNFPEWHYRNLSTVLVYPDHFNEDLGFAQNDKDRKIGGLVGTGRFENQMILSRKALHEGFSPHSPKHNTGIHEFVHLIDKLDGSTDGIPEVLMQKAYVIPWLKIIHEKMEEINNNESDIRHYGGTNQAEFLAVAAEYFFERPEQMKKKHPDLYQMLEVCFQGK; from the coding sequence ATGACAACCGCCTTTGTATTTTTACTTTTAATTGGTTTTGCTATTTATGCGATTAACTCAAATCAAAAAAAGAAAGTAGAAAAATTTCCACCTAAGTGGCATAATTTACTTTTGAAGCATGTGGCATTCTACGACGACTTATCGCCAAAGGAAAAACCGCGTTTTCAAAACCGAATGATGACATTTTTAAGCGAAGTACACTTAGAAAGCGTTGGTTTTGAATTGAATGATTTAGATAAAGTATATATTGCTTCCAGTGCCGTGATTCCGGTTTTTAATTTCCCCGAATGGCATTACCGAAATTTAAGCACGGTCTTGGTCTATCCCGATCATTTTAATGAAGATTTAGGCTTTGCTCAAAACGATAAAGACCGTAAAATTGGCGGTTTGGTTGGCACCGGACGTTTTGAAAACCAGATGATTCTCTCCCGAAAAGCCTTGCACGAAGGTTTTTCGCCGCATTCGCCAAAACACAATACAGGTATTCACGAATTTGTGCATTTGATTGATAAATTAGACGGCAGTACAGATGGAATTCCGGAAGTGCTGATGCAAAAAGCATATGTCATTCCGTGGTTAAAAATCATTCATGAAAAAATGGAAGAAATCAACAACAATGAATCCGACATTAGACACTATGGTGGCACCAACCAAGCCGAATTTCTAGCCGTGGCTGCCGAATACTTTTTTGAAAGACCCGAGCAAATGAAAAAGAAACATCCTGATTTGTATCAGATGTTGGAGGTTTGTTTTCAGGGGAAATAA
- a CDS encoding ice-binding family protein, whose product MHKLLLLATSVALTCLVTQANAQAPVLGTSSSFALFSTNGAVSNTGLSHLTGNVGTNNGPNNNFGNVDGVMHNANGSTAAAATALTIAYNQLDAAIPDFFPSSLLGNGETLEVGTYFIGESASLNNTLTLDAEGDENAVFIFQIQGSFSSAAGSQVILTNGALACNVFWKIEGLVDLATNTVMKGTIVANNAAIILNSGVSLEGRALSTTGAVTVSGVTVRMPLGCGTPELTGPLAPPLNTVVCYTVFSGNGEVTNTGISFVTGDIGTNVGLTTGFQAENVTGTIHPNPDVSTAQCAADLNVVYSYLNTLPVDIQLLYPAAFGNDLVLTPHTYLMNAATVLTGKVTLNAQDNPDAVFVIKIVGALSTSTYATIELINGAQAKNVFWKVDGAINLNDYSDFKGTVIGNNGAVILNLGVAIEGRVLSTSGGITTFGINAVMTPGCESLSTPSNEVANNTAKFYPNPFSSTLTIDLAGIESSSSELTIYNTLGALVYKTELTQNTTELSLNLPTGIYYYRVATSNGTVQTGKLVSKQ is encoded by the coding sequence ATGCATAAACTATTACTATTGGCAACTTCGGTTGCCCTAACTTGTCTTGTTACCCAAGCAAACGCACAAGCTCCCGTATTGGGAACTTCTTCCTCTTTTGCACTCTTTTCTACCAATGGTGCTGTGAGCAACACAGGACTTTCGCACCTCACAGGAAATGTAGGTACAAACAACGGACCGAACAACAATTTCGGAAACGTAGATGGTGTGATGCACAACGCAAATGGCTCAACAGCCGCTGCAGCTACCGCATTAACGATTGCCTATAATCAATTAGATGCTGCAATTCCAGACTTTTTCCCATCCTCATTATTAGGAAATGGAGAAACATTGGAAGTCGGAACCTACTTTATCGGCGAAAGTGCTTCACTAAACAACACCCTAACCCTAGACGCAGAAGGTGATGAAAACGCCGTATTTATTTTTCAAATACAAGGATCATTCTCATCCGCTGCAGGATCACAAGTCATTTTAACCAACGGAGCACTTGCCTGCAACGTATTCTGGAAAATAGAAGGTCTTGTAGATCTTGCCACTAACACCGTAATGAAAGGAACAATTGTTGCCAACAACGCCGCAATCATTCTTAACAGCGGAGTTTCCTTAGAAGGTCGTGCACTTTCTACCACCGGAGCCGTAACGGTATCGGGCGTAACAGTAAGAATGCCGTTAGGTTGCGGAACTCCCGAACTAACAGGTCCGCTTGCACCACCTTTAAACACTGTAGTTTGCTACACTGTTTTTTCAGGTAATGGCGAAGTAACCAATACCGGAATATCATTCGTAACCGGAGATATCGGAACCAATGTTGGATTAACAACCGGGTTTCAAGCCGAAAACGTAACCGGAACCATTCACCCAAACCCTGATGTATCAACGGCACAATGTGCTGCCGATCTAAACGTGGTTTACTCCTACCTAAACACCCTTCCGGTAGACATTCAATTGCTTTATCCTGCTGCTTTTGGCAACGACCTTGTGCTAACACCACATACCTATTTAATGAATGCCGCAACTGTGTTAACCGGAAAAGTAACCCTAAACGCACAAGACAATCCAGATGCAGTTTTTGTCATTAAAATCGTAGGAGCATTATCTACCTCAACCTATGCCACCATCGAATTAATAAACGGAGCACAAGCCAAAAACGTTTTCTGGAAAGTAGACGGAGCCATCAACTTAAATGATTATTCGGACTTTAAAGGAACAGTAATTGGCAACAACGGAGCCGTTATCCTTAATTTAGGCGTAGCCATCGAAGGCCGTGTGTTGAGCACCAGTGGCGGAATTACCACCTTTGGAATCAATGCCGTAATGACACCGGGTTGCGAATCGTTATCTACACCTTCCAATGAAGTGGCAAACAACACAGCCAAATTCTACCCAAACCCGTTCTCATCTACATTAACAATAGACTTAGCAGGAATAGAGTCAAGTTCTTCTGAACTTACTATCTATAACACCTTAGGAGCATTGGTTTATAAAACTGAATTAACACAAAATACTACTGAATTATCCTTGAACCTTCCAACCGGAATTTACTACTACAGAGTAGCCACTTCCAACGGAACCGTTCAAACCGGTAAATTGGTTTCTAAACAATAA
- a CDS encoding heavy-metal-associated domain-containing protein — translation MKFTQTIAAIALTTLMMVSCKKEATENTENATATTEHTQDQPAQLATASFTVEGMHCEVGCAGHLEKKLAKLDGVQKAEIDFEAKKATIEYDTNVLSPEILVQTVENAADGKTYKVSDVVNTADKAMFFNKDKKKKKAKKEEEKKAAAASEEKKSCSSGEKKACCASKKAETL, via the coding sequence ATGAAATTCACGCAAACAATCGCAGCCATCGCTTTAACCACATTAATGATGGTAAGTTGCAAAAAAGAAGCAACAGAAAACACCGAAAATGCAACTGCAACTACTGAACACACACAAGATCAGCCGGCTCAATTGGCAACAGCTTCGTTCACAGTAGAAGGCATGCATTGCGAAGTGGGATGTGCCGGACATTTAGAAAAAAAATTGGCCAAATTAGATGGCGTTCAAAAAGCAGAAATTGATTTTGAAGCTAAAAAAGCAACTATTGAATATGATACCAATGTGCTTTCACCGGAAATTTTGGTTCAAACGGTAGAAAATGCAGCCGACGGAAAAACCTATAAAGTGTCTGATGTGGTAAACACTGCCGACAAAGCCATGTTTTTTAACAAAGACAAAAAGAAAAAGAAAGCTAAAAAAGAAGAAGAGAAAAAAGCTGCCGCTGCTTCCGAAGAAAAAAAATCATGTTCATCCGGAGAGAAAAAAGCGTGTTGTGCTAGTAAAAAAGCAGAAACGCTTTAG
- a CDS encoding DMT family transporter, producing MENKKLRFVYLVILALVWGSSFILIKRGLVGLTPFQLGSLRMVFAGLFLLIIGFNSIKQIQLRHWKYLALTACFGTFIPVYLFSYAQTEISSSVSAILNSLTPLNTLLLGILLFKIDFQRRQIYGVFIGLIGSALLILNGAANHPEQNYNYAILLVIASICYAMNVNFIKMYLSDLNPLSITTGNFIVMLIPASIVLYFSGFFEAVQVQETQSVIGYIVILGVVGTALANILFYKLIKISSPVFASSVTYLIPVVAFMWGLVDNESLTSIQFLGAAIIMLGVYLSAKK from the coding sequence ATGGAAAATAAGAAGTTACGATTCGTTTATTTAGTGATTTTAGCTCTCGTTTGGGGGAGTTCCTTTATTTTGATTAAAAGAGGTTTGGTTGGGTTAACACCCTTTCAACTGGGTTCGCTACGAATGGTTTTTGCAGGTTTGTTTTTGTTGATTATTGGTTTTAATAGTATTAAGCAAATTCAGCTTCGCCATTGGAAATATTTAGCTTTAACGGCTTGTTTTGGCACATTTATCCCAGTTTATCTTTTTTCATATGCTCAAACAGAGATTAGTAGTTCGGTGAGTGCTATTTTGAATTCGCTCACTCCGCTAAATACATTATTGTTAGGTATTTTATTGTTTAAAATAGATTTTCAACGCAGACAGATTTATGGCGTTTTTATTGGCTTGATTGGTAGTGCTTTGTTGATTTTGAATGGTGCTGCGAATCATCCGGAGCAGAATTATAATTATGCTATCTTATTGGTTATCGCTTCTATTTGTTATGCGATGAATGTGAATTTTATAAAAATGTATTTATCCGATCTAAATCCGTTAAGCATAACCACCGGGAATTTTATTGTGATGTTGATTCCGGCTTCTATTGTTTTGTATTTCTCCGGCTTTTTTGAAGCAGTTCAAGTTCAGGAAACTCAAAGTGTGATTGGTTATATAGTTATTTTAGGTGTGGTTGGTACTGCTTTGGCGAATATTTTGTTTTATAAGTTAATCAAAATATCGTCACCTGTTTTTGCTTCATCGGTTACTTATTTAATTCCGGTTGTTGCCTTTATGTGGGGTTTGGTTGATAATGAAAGTTTGACCTCGATTCAGTTTTTAGGTGCTGCAATTATTATGTTAGGGGTTTATCTTTCGGCTAAGAAGTGA
- a CDS encoding M16 family metallopeptidase: MKKIVIIATSLFISLSMQAQDRPQPKPGPAPKINIGKPQTFELKNGLKVLVVENDKLPRVSYNLTIDNAPYAEGAKKGVADLTSSLIGNGTKTISKDAFNEEIDFLGASINFGSNGAYASGLSKYSTRIMELMADGALNPVFTQEEFDKEKAKLIEGLKAEEKSVPSIANRVQKVLAYGKNHPNGEYLSEETINKVTLEDVNQNYTTYFNPQNAYLVIVGDVKFAEVKANVEKLFGTWKKGVAPQVSYSAPKDVQYTQINFVDAPNAVQSEIAAVHITNLKMTDKDYFAALVANQILGGDFNSYLNMNLREAHGWTYGARSGLRGNKYTSNFSASTQVRNAVTDSAVVEILKEIKRIRTEKVSDETLKNVKAGYIGKFVMDIEKPATVARYALQTKTQGLPADFYENYIKNINAVTADDVLRVSKKYFLADNLRIVIVSKAGDVLPGLEKLNIPIFYFDKYGNKVEKPEEKKVSADVTAKSVLEKYIAAIGGKKAVSDVKTLSVKGAGAFQGMTVEYTKKSSNTNKINETLSMMGQSMSKVFNGTKGYQAGGGQKMDFSEEENKQMKFHSNPIPELSMLEKTDIKLNGIENINGKDAYVIQDGESKFCYDVESGLKVAEISTVEAQGQKMTINQPFSDYKEIKGVKFPHKTAINIGVEIELIMSEIKVNEGVSEADFQ, translated from the coding sequence ATGAAAAAAATAGTCATTATAGCAACGAGCTTGTTTATTTCACTTTCTATGCAAGCACAAGACAGACCTCAACCAAAACCGGGACCGGCTCCCAAAATAAATATTGGTAAACCACAAACGTTCGAATTGAAAAACGGATTAAAAGTGTTAGTGGTTGAAAACGATAAACTTCCAAGAGTTTCATACAATCTAACGATCGACAATGCTCCTTATGCAGAAGGTGCAAAAAAAGGTGTTGCAGATTTAACGAGTAGCTTGATAGGAAACGGAACAAAAACCATTTCTAAAGATGCTTTTAACGAAGAAATTGATTTCTTAGGAGCAAGCATTAATTTTGGATCAAATGGTGCTTATGCAAGTGGTCTTTCAAAATATTCAACAAGAATCATGGAATTAATGGCCGATGGAGCTTTAAATCCTGTATTTACACAAGAAGAGTTTGACAAAGAAAAAGCAAAACTTATTGAAGGATTAAAAGCAGAAGAAAAAAGTGTTCCATCAATTGCAAACCGTGTTCAAAAAGTGTTAGCCTATGGAAAAAACCATCCAAATGGAGAATATTTAAGTGAAGAAACGATTAACAAAGTTACTTTAGAAGATGTTAATCAAAATTATACAACTTACTTTAATCCGCAAAATGCTTATTTAGTAATTGTGGGTGATGTAAAATTTGCAGAAGTAAAAGCAAACGTTGAAAAATTATTTGGTACTTGGAAGAAAGGAGTTGCTCCACAGGTTTCTTATTCTGCCCCAAAAGATGTTCAATACACACAAATTAACTTTGTAGATGCTCCAAATGCGGTGCAATCTGAAATCGCTGCGGTTCATATTACAAACTTAAAAATGACTGACAAAGATTATTTTGCTGCTTTGGTTGCAAATCAAATCTTAGGAGGTGATTTTAATAGTTATTTAAATATGAATTTGAGAGAAGCTCACGGTTGGACGTATGGTGCTCGTTCAGGTTTAAGAGGAAACAAATACACGTCAAACTTCAGTGCTTCTACACAAGTTAGAAATGCAGTAACAGATAGTGCTGTAGTTGAAATTTTGAAAGAAATCAAACGTATCAGAACAGAAAAAGTATCTGATGAAACGTTGAAAAACGTAAAAGCAGGTTACATCGGTAAATTCGTAATGGACATTGAAAAACCGGCTACTGTAGCTCGTTATGCATTACAAACAAAAACACAAGGCTTACCGGCAGATTTCTATGAAAACTACATCAAAAACATCAATGCAGTTACGGCTGATGATGTATTGAGAGTTTCTAAAAAATACTTCTTAGCTGATAATCTAAGAATTGTTATTGTAAGTAAAGCAGGTGATGTTTTACCTGGCTTAGAAAAATTAAACATTCCAATCTTCTATTTCGACAAATACGGAAACAAAGTTGAAAAACCGGAAGAAAAAAAGGTAAGTGCTGATGTTACTGCTAAGTCTGTTTTAGAGAAATATATTGCTGCCATTGGAGGCAAAAAAGCTGTTTCTGATGTAAAAACACTTTCTGTTAAAGGTGCTGGTGCTTTTCAAGGAATGACCGTTGAGTATACTAAAAAGAGCTCTAATACGAATAAGATAAACGAAACGTTAAGCATGATGGGACAATCTATGTCTAAAGTTTTTAACGGCACTAAAGGATATCAAGCTGGAGGAGGTCAAAAAATGGATTTCTCTGAAGAAGAAAACAAACAAATGAAATTCCATTCTAATCCAATTCCTGAATTAAGTATGTTGGAAAAAACAGACATCAAACTTAATGGCATTGAAAATATTAATGGAAAGGATGCTTATGTAATTCAAGATGGAGAGAGTAAATTCTGTTATGATGTAGAATCAGGTTTAAAAGTAGCCGAAATTAGTACAGTTGAGGCTCAAGGACAAAAAATGACAATCAATCAACCTTTTAGTGATTATAAAGAAATCAAAGGTGTTAAGTTTCCTCACAAAACAGCAATTAATATTGGTGTTGAAATCGAACTTATTATGAGTGAAATCAAAGTTAACGAAGGTGTTAGCGAAGCTGATTTTCAATAA
- a CDS encoding M16 family metallopeptidase, which produces MKKSLMALSSVLMLGGTVSAQKVEFEHYTLNNGMHVILHQDNSAPVVITSVMYHVGAKDENPERTGFAHFFEHLLFEGTQNIGRGEWFKIVTGNGGTNNANTSDDRTYYYEIFPSNNLELGLWMESERLLHPVINQIGVDTQNEVVKEEKRLRVDNQPYGNLISEVKKNMFVKHPYRWATIGSMEHLDAATLEEFQAFNKKYYVPNNATLVVAGQFDPAQARAWIDKYFGSIPKGAPVTREKVEEAPITQTIKARFEDPNIQIPMVVASYRTPSMKTRDARVLDMISTLLSDGKSSRLYKKLVDDKKMALQVGAFNFSQEDYGLYILYGLPMGGSTPENLMTEIDQEIVKLQTDLISEKEFQKLQNIYENQYVNSNASVEGIAGNLATFHMLYGDVNLINTEIDIYRSITREEIREAAKKFLNPNQRLLLDYAPKSDKAQN; this is translated from the coding sequence ATGAAAAAATCTTTAATGGCTTTAAGTTCAGTTCTTATGCTTGGAGGTACAGTTTCTGCTCAAAAAGTAGAGTTCGAACATTACACGCTAAATAACGGTATGCATGTGATTTTACACCAAGACAATTCGGCTCCGGTGGTTATTACATCTGTAATGTATCACGTAGGTGCAAAAGATGAGAATCCTGAAAGAACAGGTTTTGCTCACTTTTTTGAGCACCTTTTGTTTGAAGGAACACAAAACATTGGACGTGGAGAATGGTTTAAAATTGTGACCGGAAACGGAGGAACAAACAACGCTAACACTTCTGACGACAGAACATATTATTATGAAATCTTCCCGTCAAACAACTTAGAATTAGGTTTATGGATGGAATCGGAACGTTTATTACACCCTGTTATTAACCAAATAGGTGTGGACACGCAAAACGAAGTAGTGAAAGAAGAAAAACGTCTTCGTGTTGATAATCAACCTTACGGAAATTTAATTTCTGAAGTAAAAAAGAATATGTTCGTGAAACATCCTTACCGTTGGGCAACAATTGGTTCGATGGAACATCTAGATGCTGCTACTTTAGAAGAATTTCAAGCTTTCAACAAAAAATATTATGTACCAAACAACGCTACTTTGGTTGTTGCCGGACAATTTGATCCTGCTCAAGCAAGAGCTTGGATTGACAAATATTTTGGTTCAATTCCAAAAGGTGCTCCTGTAACTAGAGAAAAAGTAGAAGAAGCTCCTATTACGCAAACTATCAAAGCTCGTTTTGAAGACCCGAACATTCAAATTCCAATGGTTGTTGCTTCTTACAGAACTCCATCAATGAAAACAAGAGATGCTCGCGTTTTGGATATGATTTCAACACTTTTATCAGACGGAAAATCTTCTCGTTTATACAAAAAATTAGTTGACGACAAAAAAATGGCTCTTCAAGTAGGTGCATTCAATTTTAGTCAAGAAGATTATGGTTTGTATATTTTATACGGATTGCCAATGGGTGGAAGTACTCCTGAAAATTTAATGACAGAAATTGACCAAGAAATCGTAAAACTTCAAACCGATTTAATTTCTGAAAAAGAATTCCAAAAATTACAAAACATTTACGAAAATCAATACGTAAACAGCAATGCTTCTGTAGAAGGAATTGCAGGTAATTTAGCTACTTTTCACATGTTATATGGTGATGTAAATTTAATTAATACTGAAATTGACATCTACCGTTCTATTACAAGAGAGGAAATTAGAGAAGCTGCAAAAAAATTCCTAAATCCAAACCAACGTTTACTATTAGATTACGCTCCTAAATCAGATAAAGCTCAAAATTAA
- the rplU gene encoding 50S ribosomal protein L21, with product MYAIVEIAGQQFKVSKDQKVFVHRLASEEGSKVSFDKVMLLDDNGTVTIGAPAIEGASVEAKVLQHLKGDKVIVFKKKRRKGYKKKNGHRQSFTQIVVEGILASGTKKTAAKSESPKAPKATKSADDLTLIEGVGPVAAEVLVAAGITTYAKLAKTSADDVKTILEASDAKVSHLDPTTWAQQAQLAADGKMDELKKLQDELNGGKAV from the coding sequence ATGTACGCAATCGTAGAGATAGCAGGGCAACAATTTAAAGTAAGCAAAGACCAAAAAGTATTTGTTCACCGTTTAGCATCTGAAGAAGGAAGCAAAGTTTCTTTCGATAAAGTGATGTTGTTAGACGATAATGGAACAGTTACTATAGGCGCCCCCGCTATAGAAGGAGCTTCAGTAGAAGCCAAAGTGTTACAACACTTAAAAGGTGATAAAGTAATCGTTTTCAAAAAGAAAAGAAGAAAAGGTTACAAAAAGAAAAACGGACACAGACAGTCATTTACGCAAATTGTTGTAGAAGGTATTTTAGCTTCCGGAACAAAGAAAACGGCTGCAAAATCTGAAAGTCCTAAAGCTCCAAAAGCAACTAAATCAGCTGATGATTTAACGCTTATTGAAGGAGTTGGACCAGTTGCTGCTGAAGTATTAGTTGCTGCCGGAATAACTACTTATGCTAAATTAGCAAAAACTAGTGCTGATGATGTTAAAACTATTTTAGAAGCATCTGACGCTAAAGTATCACATTTAGATCCAACTACTTGGGCTCAACAAGCACAATTAGCTGCTGATGGCAAAATGGATGAATTAAAAAAATTACAAGATGAATTAAATGGCGGTAAAGCTGTTTAA
- the rpmA gene encoding 50S ribosomal protein L27 has translation MAHKKGVGSSKNGRESESKRLGVKIYGGQAAIAGNIIVRQRGSKHNPGENVYISKDHTLHARVDGVVKFQKKGDNKSFVSVIPFEA, from the coding sequence ATGGCTCACAAGAAAGGTGTCGGTAGTTCCAAGAATGGTAGAGAATCAGAATCGAAACGTTTAGGTGTTAAGATTTATGGTGGTCAAGCAGCTATTGCAGGAAATATCATAGTAAGACAAAGAGGTTCTAAACATAATCCGGGAGAAAACGTTTACATTAGTAAAGATCACACTTTACATGCAAGAGTTGACGGAGTTGTTAAGTTTCAGAAAAAAGGTGATAACAAATCATTTGTATCTGTTATTCCTTTTGAAGCATAA
- a CDS encoding type II toxin-antitoxin system HigB family toxin: MRVIAVRTLKEYFQEFSQAEQPLLSWYEEVSTAEWNNPNQMKAQYRNASVLTDKRVVFNIHGNTYRLIVDVEYRLKIVFIVWFGTHTEYDKIDAKKVSYVKTYKK; this comes from the coding sequence ATGCGAGTAATAGCCGTAAGAACATTAAAAGAGTATTTTCAAGAATTTTCTCAAGCAGAACAACCTTTGTTATCTTGGTATGAAGAGGTAAGTACTGCAGAATGGAATAATCCAAATCAAATGAAAGCTCAGTATAGAAATGCTTCTGTATTAACAGACAAAAGAGTAGTTTTTAATATTCACGGAAACACATATCGATTGATTGTTGATGTTGAATATCGTTTAAAAATTGTTTTTATAGTTTGGTTTGGAACGCATACGGAATATGATAAAATTGATGCTAAAAAAGTAAGTTATGTTAAGACCTATAAAAAATGA
- a CDS encoding helix-turn-helix domain-containing protein — protein MLRPIKNEQQYDASLQRVYELLQKDVKPDTKDSDELEILSILIKEYENEFHPMPQPSPLEAIRFRMDQMNISETELSKILGARSRKSEILSGKRKLSLAMIRRLKEKLNIPAEVLIQAY, from the coding sequence ATGTTAAGACCTATAAAAAATGAGCAACAGTATGATGCATCGCTACAGCGAGTTTATGAACTGTTGCAAAAGGATGTAAAGCCCGACACTAAAGATTCTGATGAGTTAGAGATTCTCTCTATTCTAATTAAAGAATATGAGAATGAATTTCATCCGATGCCTCAGCCAAGTCCGCTAGAAGCAATAAGATTCAGAATGGATCAGATGAACATTTCTGAAACAGAATTATCTAAAATCTTAGGAGCTCGTTCGCGTAAATCTGAAATTCTTTCCGGCAAAAGAAAGTTAAGCTTAGCGATGATTCGTAGATTAAAAGAAAAATTAAATATTCCGGCTGAAGTATTAATTCAGGCTTATTAA